One genomic window of Pigmentiphaga litoralis includes the following:
- a CDS encoding Bug family tripartite tricarboxylate transporter substrate binding protein, whose product MTMYLREARSGRNCDTRPDQAALAAALLTALCVSATLPTTAHAQTGPYPNRPIKMIVPVAPGGGADAVARMVADKMSQSLGKTIVVENKAGGSGSIASIEVARAEPDGYTLVQCYVATHSTNPAVLKLSYDPIADFAPVGMMGKTSNVLVVSSDSTAKTLQDFISLARAKPGVLNFSSAGAGSATHLIMEYLENQAKVDLTHIPYKGAAPAMQDLLAGRVDAMFPSLTTALPHIKSGKLRALAVASEARDPAAPEVPTVAEQGFPGFSAIQWWGLCAPAKTPAPVVATLNKALNDALGQPAIQARFVEMAAEPTPISPAQFGAFLKEEAGKWSKLVKDTNLKVD is encoded by the coding sequence ATGACCATGTATTTGCGGGAAGCTCGCTCGGGGCGGAATTGCGACACGCGACCAGACCAGGCCGCCCTGGCCGCCGCCTTGCTCACCGCGCTGTGCGTCTCCGCGACGCTTCCGACCACCGCGCACGCCCAGACCGGCCCGTACCCCAACCGGCCGATCAAGATGATCGTGCCGGTTGCGCCAGGCGGCGGGGCGGACGCCGTTGCGCGCATGGTGGCCGACAAGATGTCGCAATCCCTGGGCAAAACGATCGTCGTCGAAAACAAGGCGGGCGGATCTGGATCCATCGCGTCAATCGAAGTCGCGCGTGCCGAGCCGGACGGCTACACCCTGGTCCAGTGTTATGTCGCCACCCACAGCACCAACCCGGCCGTCCTCAAACTGAGCTACGACCCGATCGCCGACTTTGCGCCGGTCGGCATGATGGGCAAAACGTCCAACGTGCTGGTGGTTAGCAGCGATTCCACCGCCAAGACCCTGCAGGACTTCATTTCCCTGGCGCGCGCCAAGCCCGGCGTGCTGAACTTCTCATCGGCGGGCGCCGGGTCCGCCACTCACTTGATCATGGAATACCTGGAAAACCAGGCCAAGGTGGATCTGACCCACATCCCCTACAAAGGCGCCGCGCCCGCCATGCAGGACCTGCTGGCCGGCCGGGTCGATGCCATGTTCCCCAGCCTGACGACCGCCTTGCCGCATATCAAAAGCGGCAAGCTGCGTGCACTGGCAGTTGCGTCCGAAGCGCGGGACCCCGCCGCGCCCGAGGTGCCGACGGTTGCGGAACAAGGCTTTCCGGGCTTCAGCGCGATTCAGTGGTGGGGCCTGTGCGCGCCCGCCAAGACGCCGGCGCCGGTCGTTGCGACTCTCAACAAAGCGTTGAACGACGCGTTGGGGCAGCCGGCCATCCAGGCGCGGTTTGTCGAAATGGCTGCGGAGCCCACCCCCATCTCGCCCGCGCAGTTTGGCGCGTTCCTGAAAGAAGAAGCGGGCAAGTGGAGCAAGCTGGTGAAGGACACGAACCTGAAGGTGGATTGA
- a CDS encoding Gfo/Idh/MocA family oxidoreductase yields the protein MTTSTVGICIAGEGAMGETHAKVLSAMPGVRLTAAAVGDPVQGAAFAAKYGIPFHSTHLAECVARPDVDAVVLATPSGLHTDHALSVIGEGKPVLLEIPAALNLPDTLRLAAAQEASGVPLMVCHSRRFGAPHRLIRDRIRDGSFKLHHMVVETYFLRRTNLNMFGQPRTWVDSLLWHHACHSVDLAVWLLDEPDFVVQAQQGPDHPELGVPMDMSIVMRSPRTGVLFTMAMSFNNKGPFGGFYRYIGEEDTYRAWRDELRGSDDQLIALDAEPAFDRQDRAFIEAVRNQSTPESDIHSVIPSMRLLDAIERCIGQNQAR from the coding sequence ATGACGACATCCACCGTGGGAATCTGCATTGCGGGCGAAGGCGCGATGGGCGAAACGCATGCCAAAGTGCTGTCCGCCATGCCGGGCGTCCGGCTGACGGCAGCCGCAGTCGGCGACCCGGTGCAGGGCGCTGCCTTTGCCGCCAAGTACGGCATCCCCTTTCATTCCACCCACCTGGCGGAATGCGTGGCCCGACCGGACGTTGACGCCGTGGTGCTGGCAACGCCGTCGGGCCTGCACACCGACCACGCGCTAAGCGTGATCGGCGAAGGCAAACCCGTGCTGCTGGAAATCCCCGCCGCGCTGAACCTGCCTGACACGCTGCGGCTGGCCGCGGCGCAGGAAGCGTCAGGCGTGCCGCTCATGGTCTGCCACAGCCGCCGCTTTGGCGCGCCGCACCGGCTGATCCGCGATCGCATCCGCGACGGCAGCTTCAAACTTCATCACATGGTGGTGGAGACCTACTTCTTGCGCCGCACGAACCTGAATATGTTCGGGCAGCCGCGCACCTGGGTGGACAGCTTGCTGTGGCATCACGCGTGCCATTCGGTGGACCTGGCGGTCTGGCTGCTGGATGAGCCGGACTTTGTCGTGCAGGCGCAGCAGGGGCCGGATCATCCGGAACTGGGCGTGCCCATGGACATGAGCATCGTGATGCGTTCGCCGCGCACGGGCGTGCTGTTCACGATGGCCATGTCCTTCAACAACAAGGGGCCGTTTGGCGGCTTCTATCGCTACATTGGCGAAGAAGACACCTACCGCGCGTGGCGGGACGAACTGCGTGGGTCGGATGACCAGCTGATTGCGCTGGATGCCGAGCCTGCGTTCGACCGGCAGGACCGCGCGTTCATCGAAGCCGTGCGCAATCAAAGCACGCCCGAAAGCGACATTCATTCGGTGATCCCGTCGATGCGGCTGCTCGATGCGATCGAAAGGTGCATTGGCCAAAACCAGGCTCGCTGA
- a CDS encoding HNH endonuclease, with translation MAKRVTEPWYQPPVEERCALCGRVVPGDQRDKHHLIPKSEGGKETAVLHRICHRQIHALFTESELAHDYATIDALMTNDSIRRFVKWIRTKPPGFYERTRRSKR, from the coding sequence ATGGCCAAACGCGTCACCGAACCCTGGTATCAACCGCCCGTCGAAGAGCGCTGCGCGCTTTGCGGCCGGGTCGTGCCTGGCGACCAGCGTGACAAACACCATCTGATTCCCAAGTCGGAAGGCGGCAAGGAAACGGCCGTTTTGCACCGGATCTGCCATCGCCAGATCCATGCCCTGTTCACCGAAAGCGAATTGGCGCACGATTACGCCACCATCGACGCGCTGATGACGAACGATTCGATCCGACGATTCGTGAAGTGGATCCGCACCAAGCCACCCGGTTTTTACGAGCGGACGCGGCGCAGCAAGCGGTAG
- a CDS encoding CoA-acylating methylmalonate-semialdehyde dehydrogenase — translation MNISAKNDPVNTVAQVAHWVSGQPSPGTSGRSGPVFNPATGALSAEVAMANSADVDHAVASARAAFPAWADTPPIRRARVMFKFVELLNAHKDELAHLITAEHGKVFTDAQGEVARGIDIAEFACGIPQLLKGDYTDQVSTGIDNWTMRQPLGVVAGITPFNFPVMVPMWMFPVAIAAGNTFVLKPSPTDPSASLMMADLLKRAGLPDGVFNVVQGDKESVDALLAHPDVAAISFVGSTPIANYIYETGARNGKRVQALGGAKNHMVVMPDADLDQAVDALVGAGYGSAGERCMAISVAVLVGDVGARLLPKLIERTRSLKILNGTNLDAEMGPIVTAAAKARITGYIELGEQEGATLLVDGRNFDGSTAGDGCTDGFWLGGTLFDDVTPDMRIYKEEIFGPVLSCVHVKDLAEAVALINAHEFGNGVSCFTRDGNVAREFGRRIEVGMVGINVPIPVPMAWHGFGGWKRSLFGDMHAYGEEGVRFYTRQKSIMQRWPESIGKGAEFVMPTAK, via the coding sequence ATGAACATCTCTGCCAAGAACGATCCGGTCAACACGGTTGCCCAGGTGGCCCATTGGGTGTCGGGGCAGCCCTCGCCCGGCACCAGTGGCCGCAGCGGCCCGGTGTTCAATCCGGCAACCGGCGCGCTGAGCGCCGAAGTGGCGATGGCAAATTCGGCCGATGTGGACCACGCGGTGGCGTCTGCCCGCGCCGCGTTCCCGGCCTGGGCCGACACGCCGCCCATCCGCCGCGCGCGGGTCATGTTCAAGTTCGTGGAATTGCTGAACGCGCACAAAGATGAGCTTGCTCACCTGATCACCGCCGAACACGGCAAGGTCTTTACCGACGCCCAGGGCGAAGTGGCTCGCGGGATCGACATTGCCGAATTCGCCTGCGGGATTCCGCAGCTGCTGAAGGGCGACTACACCGACCAGGTATCCACCGGCATCGACAACTGGACAATGCGCCAGCCCCTGGGCGTCGTCGCGGGCATCACCCCCTTCAACTTTCCGGTGATGGTACCGATGTGGATGTTCCCGGTCGCGATCGCCGCCGGCAATACCTTTGTGCTCAAGCCCAGCCCGACCGACCCCAGTGCGTCCCTGATGATGGCTGACCTGCTCAAGCGCGCGGGCCTGCCCGATGGCGTCTTCAACGTCGTGCAGGGCGACAAGGAATCTGTTGACGCGCTGCTGGCGCACCCGGACGTCGCTGCGATCAGCTTTGTGGGATCGACGCCAATTGCCAATTACATCTACGAAACCGGCGCGCGCAATGGCAAGCGGGTGCAGGCCCTGGGCGGCGCCAAGAACCACATGGTGGTCATGCCCGACGCGGATCTGGACCAGGCCGTGGACGCGCTGGTCGGCGCAGGCTACGGGTCGGCTGGCGAGCGCTGCATGGCGATCAGCGTGGCCGTGCTGGTGGGCGACGTGGGCGCGCGACTGCTGCCCAAGCTGATCGAGCGCACACGGTCATTGAAGATCCTGAACGGCACGAACCTGGACGCCGAAATGGGCCCCATCGTGACGGCCGCCGCCAAGGCGCGCATCACCGGCTACATCGAACTGGGCGAACAGGAAGGCGCGACGCTATTGGTTGACGGTCGCAACTTTGATGGCAGCACGGCGGGCGACGGCTGCACCGACGGCTTCTGGCTGGGCGGCACGCTGTTCGACGACGTCACGCCCGACATGCGCATCTACAAGGAAGAGATCTTTGGCCCGGTGCTGTCGTGCGTGCACGTGAAGGACCTGGCCGAAGCGGTGGCCTTGATCAATGCCCATGAGTTCGGCAATGGCGTGAGCTGCTTCACGCGCGATGGCAACGTGGCGCGCGAGTTCGGCCGCCGGATCGAAGTGGGCATGGTCGGCATCAACGTGCCGATTCCGGTGCCGATGGCATGGCATGGCTTTGGCGGCTGGAAGCGGTCGCTGTTCGGCGACATGCATGCCTATGGCGAAGAAGGCGTGCGCTTCTACACCCGCCAGAAGAGCATCATGCAGCGCTGGCCGGAGAGCATCGGCAAGGGCGCGGAGTTCGTGATGCCGACGGCGAAGTAA
- a CDS encoding DUF3253 domain-containing protein yields MRNNNADFTDTQLADRIVALLAERRPDVSICPSDVARSLSDDEAIWRGLMPRIRDVAARLADADVIRVTQGQTTIDLNQPVRGPIRLRRAAKFDSKK; encoded by the coding sequence ATGCGCAACAACAACGCCGACTTCACCGATACGCAACTGGCCGACCGCATCGTCGCGCTGCTGGCCGAGCGTCGCCCGGACGTGTCGATCTGCCCGTCGGACGTTGCCCGGTCGCTGTCCGACGACGAGGCCATATGGCGGGGGCTGATGCCGCGGATCCGCGACGTGGCCGCGCGCCTTGCCGATGCCGACGTAATTCGCGTCACGCAGGGGCAGACCACCATCGACCTGAACCAGCCGGTTCGAGGGCCGATACGATTGCGACGAGCGGCGAAGTTCGATTCAAAGAAGTGA
- a CDS encoding LysR family transcriptional regulator: protein MSTATLATLVADLHLLTVLAETRSFTQTAQRLAISKASVSMRIGDLERHAGVPLVRRTTRSVSLTEAGQQLVNDTRPAFGRIDDSFTAVQDQAGSPRGVVRVTAPVALGRQHIAPRLAEFLRAFPDITVELELTDRFVNFAQEGFDLAIRHTSTPPDTYVAWVLSDTRSLLVASPAYLKRRGTPAHPTELAAHDCLLYLGGHADTWTFSRPAARKAGQPLSVTVSGPLKANNSEVLREAVLDGLGIGLLPDFSVAPGNAGGTGNAGSTGNAVASRRLVAVLPAWRAHGFFGERIYALRPRSHQVPRAVQCFVEHLRTTMAGGYPAAFMND from the coding sequence ATGTCGACCGCCACGCTTGCCACCCTCGTGGCCGACCTGCACCTGCTGACCGTGCTGGCCGAAACGCGCAGCTTCACGCAGACCGCGCAGCGCCTGGCCATCTCGAAGGCCTCCGTCAGCATGCGCATCGGCGACCTGGAACGCCATGCAGGCGTGCCGCTGGTGCGCCGCACGACCCGGTCCGTCAGCCTGACCGAAGCCGGACAGCAGCTGGTCAACGACACGCGTCCCGCCTTTGGCCGGATCGACGACAGCTTTACCGCCGTGCAGGACCAGGCCGGCTCGCCCCGCGGCGTGGTTCGCGTCACCGCCCCCGTTGCGCTGGGCCGGCAACATATTGCCCCGCGCCTGGCCGAGTTCCTGCGCGCCTTTCCCGATATCACGGTCGAACTCGAACTGACCGACCGCTTCGTCAACTTCGCGCAAGAAGGCTTCGACCTGGCGATCCGCCACACCAGTACGCCCCCCGACACCTACGTGGCCTGGGTGCTGTCCGACACCCGATCCCTGCTGGTTGCCAGTCCCGCCTATCTCAAACGGCGCGGCACGCCCGCCCACCCGACCGAACTTGCTGCGCATGACTGCCTGCTGTACCTGGGCGGGCACGCCGACACCTGGACCTTCTCGCGGCCGGCCGCGCGCAAGGCGGGGCAGCCCCTCAGCGTGACGGTGTCGGGCCCCTTGAAAGCCAACAACAGCGAAGTGCTGCGCGAAGCCGTATTGGATGGCCTGGGCATCGGACTGCTGCCGGACTTCAGCGTCGCCCCAGGCAATGCGGGCGGCACCGGCAATGCGGGCAGCACCGGCAACGCAGTCGCGTCACGCCGCCTGGTTGCCGTCCTGCCTGCCTGGCGCGCGCACGGTTTTTTTGGCGAACGTATCTACGCCTTGCGCCCCCGCAGCCACCAGGTGCCGCGCGCGGTGCAATGTTTTGTCGAGCACCTGCGCACGACGATGGCGGGCGGCTACCCGGCGGCCTTCATGAACGACTGA
- a CDS encoding SulP family inorganic anion transporter produces MFSSHSFRRDWLSNVRGDLLSGIVVALALIPEAIAFSIIAGVDPKVGLYASFCIAVVIAFTGGRPAMISAATGSMALVMVTLVKDHGLQYLLAATLLTGALQIVAGLMRLGVLMRFVSRSVVTGFVNALAILIFAAQLPELIGVSWVVYAMTAAGLGIIYLLPYVTRAVPSPLVCIVVLTAVSLFLGLDIRTVGDMGQLPDSLPIFLLPDVPFTLDTLWIILPYACTLAIVGLLESLMTATIVDDMTDTPSNKSRECAGQGIANIASGLLGGMAGCAMIGQSVINVRSGGRTRLSTLVAGGLLLVMVVFLGPWVARIPMAALVAVMIMVSIGTFSWASIRNLRTHPASSSIVMIATVIVTIATNDLAKGVGTGVVLSALFFARKVSRLFRVESQLSNDASQRDYRVRGQVFFASADAFADAFDVKEALSRVTIDVSQAHFWDITSVGALDKVVMKFRQAGTQVDVTGLNEASSTLVDKFGVHDKPDAGERVIGH; encoded by the coding sequence ATGTTCTCTTCCCATTCCTTCCGCCGGGACTGGCTGTCCAACGTCCGCGGCGATCTGCTGTCCGGCATCGTGGTCGCGCTGGCGCTCATTCCTGAGGCCATTGCCTTTTCGATCATCGCGGGCGTGGACCCGAAAGTGGGGCTGTATGCCTCGTTCTGCATTGCCGTGGTGATCGCCTTCACCGGCGGGCGGCCGGCCATGATTTCGGCGGCGACCGGGTCGATGGCGCTGGTGATGGTGACGCTGGTCAAGGATCACGGCCTGCAGTATCTGCTGGCGGCAACCTTGTTGACCGGGGCACTGCAGATCGTGGCAGGCCTGATGCGGCTGGGCGTGCTGATGCGGTTTGTGTCCCGTTCCGTGGTCACTGGCTTCGTCAATGCGCTGGCAATCCTGATCTTTGCGGCGCAATTGCCTGAACTGATCGGCGTGTCGTGGGTGGTCTACGCGATGACGGCGGCCGGCCTGGGCATCATCTATCTCCTGCCTTATGTGACCCGGGCGGTGCCGTCGCCGCTGGTCTGCATCGTGGTGCTGACGGCGGTGTCGCTGTTCCTGGGCCTGGATATCCGTACGGTGGGCGACATGGGCCAGTTGCCCGACAGCCTGCCGATTTTCCTGCTGCCTGATGTGCCGTTCACGCTGGATACCTTGTGGATCATCCTGCCCTATGCCTGCACGCTGGCGATCGTGGGCCTGCTCGAGTCGTTGATGACCGCAACGATCGTGGATGACATGACCGACACCCCCAGCAACAAGAGTCGGGAATGCGCGGGCCAGGGCATTGCCAACATTGCGTCGGGGCTGCTGGGCGGGATGGCGGGTTGCGCGATGATCGGGCAGTCCGTGATCAATGTGCGGTCGGGCGGCCGCACGCGCCTGTCCACGCTGGTGGCGGGCGGATTGCTGCTGGTGATGGTGGTGTTTCTTGGTCCGTGGGTGGCGCGCATCCCGATGGCGGCGCTGGTCGCCGTGATGATCATGGTGTCGATCGGCACCTTCAGTTGGGCGTCCATCCGTAACCTGCGCACGCATCCGGCCAGTTCCAGCATCGTCATGATCGCCACCGTGATCGTCACGATCGCAACCAATGACTTGGCCAAGGGCGTGGGCACGGGCGTGGTGCTGAGCGCGCTGTTCTTTGCCAGGAAGGTCAGCCGTCTGTTCCGGGTGGAAAGCCAGCTGTCGAACGACGCAAGCCAACGCGATTACCGCGTGCGCGGCCAGGTGTTCTTTGCGTCGGCCGACGCGTTTGCCGATGCCTTCGACGTAAAGGAAGCGCTGTCGCGGGTGACGATCGATGTGAGCCAGGCCCACTTCTGGGACATTACGTCGGTGGGCGCGCTGGACAAGGTCGTCATGAAGTTCCGCCAGGCCGGCACACAGGTGGACGTGACGGGGCTGAATGAAGCGAGCAGCACGCTGGTGGACAAGTTTGGCGTGCATGACAAGCCGGACGCCGGCGAACGCGTGATCGGGCACTGA
- a CDS encoding LysR family transcriptional regulator translates to MTLDIRQLGAFLCVAHHGTLGRAAQTLNITQPALSRTIKRLEDQVGAPLFERHTTGMVLTPFGHALLPHAKVLQHEADQATEEIDALRGLAKGTIRVGAVASAISLILPLAIARVLARWPNLQVHIVEGVGDLLTDALLKHEIDLAIGVSLTENEAICAIPDAEWHDTSDVIAAVGHPLRARGPLQVTDLIGHKWVLPPQGTAPFAEVVGLFREQGLPGPDVVVETRSIIAIKSLVTHAGFLSWMPRPMYDAERLAGLVQALSVKGAPRDRRLMVFRRRQGVLSGPAVKLLDALRDVAAEG, encoded by the coding sequence ATGACTTTGGATATCCGACAGCTGGGCGCCTTTCTATGCGTGGCCCACCACGGCACCCTGGGCCGCGCTGCCCAGACGCTGAACATCACCCAACCTGCCTTGAGCCGCACGATCAAGCGGCTGGAAGATCAGGTGGGCGCCCCCCTGTTCGAGCGCCACACTACCGGCATGGTGCTGACGCCGTTTGGCCATGCCCTGCTGCCTCATGCCAAGGTGCTGCAACACGAAGCCGATCAGGCCACCGAAGAAATCGATGCCTTGCGCGGCCTGGCCAAGGGGACCATACGGGTCGGCGCGGTGGCCAGCGCGATCAGCCTGATCCTGCCGCTGGCCATTGCCCGGGTGCTGGCGCGCTGGCCGAATCTGCAGGTCCACATCGTGGAAGGGGTTGGCGACCTGCTGACCGATGCCTTGCTCAAACACGAGATCGACCTGGCCATTGGCGTGTCGTTGACCGAGAACGAGGCCATCTGCGCGATCCCCGATGCCGAATGGCATGACACCAGCGACGTCATCGCGGCCGTCGGCCACCCGCTGCGCGCGCGCGGGCCCTTGCAGGTGACCGACCTGATCGGCCACAAGTGGGTCTTGCCGCCGCAAGGCACGGCGCCCTTTGCCGAAGTGGTGGGCCTGTTCCGCGAGCAAGGCTTGCCCGGTCCGGATGTCGTAGTCGAGACGCGTTCGATCATTGCGATCAAGAGCCTGGTGACACACGCGGGCTTTTTGAGCTGGATGCCGCGGCCCATGTATGACGCGGAGCGCCTGGCCGGATTGGTGCAGGCGCTGAGCGTGAAAGGCGCGCCCAGGGATCGCCGCTTGATGGTGTTCCGGCGGCGTCAGGGGGTGCTGTCGGGACCGGCGGTCAAGCTGCTGGATGCGCTGCGGGACGTGGCGGCCGAGGGGTGA
- a CDS encoding NTP/NDP exchange transporter — protein sequence MPSSFSHAESPPALRARLAGLLPNERPAVVAGFLLFFCLFAGYFMLRPVRETMGITGGVQHLQWLFTATFVVMLVAVPIYGAFAARVRRARLVPWLYAAFMVQLAAFAAAFYVAADSVVLARVFYVWVSVYNLFVVSVAWSFLADVCQPGQARRLFGPIAAGASVGGLVGPVLGGLLVRAIGFSGLLLLSAMLLGASLACVAWLLGWRTRHGAAAQGEPDNPARPLGGSSWAGFVSVLRSPYLLGISAFVILLATASTFLYFEQARLVAEQFPDRVRQAEIFSTIDAVVQALTILIQLGVTGRLAQRFGLRMLLAAIPLAIALGFVALAVMPIFSVLVIVMIVRRVGEYALIRPGREMLFTVVDAETKYKAKNVIDTAVYRAGDAVSGWAKAGIDALGAGAGPAALVGAALALVWAGFGIGLGKAYGKRLPDDTPDA from the coding sequence CTGCCGTCCTCCTTCTCGCATGCGGAGTCGCCCCCTGCCCTGCGCGCGCGCCTGGCCGGCCTGCTGCCCAACGAACGCCCCGCCGTCGTCGCCGGCTTCCTGTTGTTCTTCTGCCTGTTCGCCGGCTACTTCATGTTGCGGCCGGTGCGCGAAACCATGGGCATCACGGGCGGCGTGCAGCATCTGCAATGGTTGTTCACCGCAACTTTCGTGGTCATGCTGGTGGCGGTGCCGATCTATGGCGCGTTCGCCGCCAGGGTGCGCCGGGCACGCCTGGTGCCGTGGCTGTACGCGGCATTCATGGTGCAGCTGGCCGCGTTCGCCGCGGCCTTTTACGTCGCTGCTGACAGCGTCGTGCTCGCCCGTGTGTTCTACGTCTGGGTGTCGGTCTACAACCTGTTCGTGGTGTCGGTCGCGTGGAGCTTCCTGGCCGACGTCTGCCAGCCCGGCCAGGCGCGCCGCCTGTTCGGCCCGATTGCCGCGGGGGCCAGCGTGGGCGGTCTGGTCGGCCCGGTGCTGGGCGGACTGCTGGTGCGGGCGATCGGCTTTTCGGGTCTGTTGCTGCTGTCAGCCATGTTGCTGGGCGCCAGCCTGGCCTGCGTCGCCTGGCTGTTGGGCTGGCGCACGCGGCACGGCGCCGCGGCCCAGGGCGAGCCCGACAATCCCGCGCGCCCCCTGGGCGGATCGTCGTGGGCGGGATTCGTTAGCGTGCTGCGTTCCCCCTACCTGCTTGGCATCAGCGCCTTCGTGATTCTGCTCGCCACGGCAAGCACCTTCCTGTATTTCGAACAGGCACGTCTGGTGGCGGAACAGTTTCCGGATCGCGTGCGGCAGGCCGAGATTTTCAGCACCATCGATGCCGTTGTGCAGGCGCTGACCATCCTGATTCAGCTGGGCGTGACCGGCCGGCTGGCCCAGCGCTTTGGCTTGCGGATGTTGCTCGCGGCCATCCCGCTGGCGATCGCGCTGGGCTTTGTCGCCCTGGCCGTCATGCCGATCTTCAGTGTGCTGGTGATCGTCATGATCGTGCGGCGCGTGGGCGAATACGCGCTGATCCGACCGGGCCGGGAGATGCTGTTTACCGTGGTGGATGCCGAGACCAAGTACAAGGCCAAGAACGTGATCGACACGGCCGTGTACCGCGCGGGCGATGCCGTCAGCGGATGGGCGAAGGCCGGGATCGACGCGCTGGGTGCAGGCGCCGGGCCCGCGGCGCTGGTCGGCGCTGCACTGGCGCTGGTGTGGGCGGGGTTCGGGATCGGCCTTGGCAAGGCCTATGGGAAGCGGCTGCCGGACGATACGCCAGACGCTTGA
- a CDS encoding endonuclease/exonuclease/phosphatase family protein → MRLAVYNVENLFDRAKAMNLGTWAQGREVLEQFAALNRLLGQIRYRPSDKTKMAKLIVDLGMAASDTGPFVLLRRNRGGLLKRPKGGGVEIVAEGRADWVGSLELRDEPIDEQAMRNTARVINDLGADVLGVVEAENRPVLSAFNGQILPAIGGDAFRQVMVIDGNDDRGIDVGLLTREGFRIGTMRSHVDDRLPNGETVFSRDCPEFEITTPDGARLVVLVNHLKSKGYGGKASSDARRKAQATQVGEIYRRLLKEGVKHIAVIGDLNDTPDSAPLAPLITGTTLKDAFTHPAFDDGGYPGTYGACNASNKIDYLLLSPALYATVQAGGVLRTGMWPGVRPRKWETFPELTRPEDAGSDHAAVWVDLDL, encoded by the coding sequence ATGCGCCTTGCCGTCTACAACGTCGAAAACCTGTTCGATCGCGCCAAAGCCATGAACCTCGGCACGTGGGCGCAGGGCCGTGAGGTGCTCGAACAGTTCGCCGCGCTGAACCGCCTCCTGGGCCAGATCCGCTACCGGCCGTCCGACAAGACAAAAATGGCCAAGCTGATCGTCGACCTGGGGATGGCCGCGTCCGACACCGGCCCGTTCGTGCTCCTGCGGCGCAATCGCGGCGGCCTTCTCAAGCGCCCGAAAGGCGGTGGGGTCGAAATCGTGGCCGAAGGCCGCGCGGACTGGGTCGGCTCGCTGGAACTGCGCGATGAACCCATCGACGAACAGGCCATGCGCAACACCGCGCGGGTCATCAACGACCTGGGCGCCGACGTGCTGGGCGTGGTCGAAGCCGAAAACCGGCCCGTGCTGTCGGCCTTCAACGGGCAGATCCTGCCAGCCATCGGGGGCGATGCCTTCCGGCAAGTCATGGTGATTGACGGCAATGACGACCGTGGCATCGACGTCGGCCTGCTGACGCGCGAAGGCTTTCGCATCGGCACGATGCGCAGCCATGTCGACGATCGTCTGCCCAATGGCGAGACGGTGTTCTCGCGCGACTGTCCGGAATTCGAGATCACGACCCCGGATGGCGCCCGATTGGTTGTCCTGGTCAACCATCTGAAAAGCAAGGGCTACGGCGGCAAGGCGTCGTCCGATGCACGGCGCAAGGCGCAGGCGACGCAGGTCGGCGAGATCTATCGCCGTCTGCTGAAAGAGGGGGTCAAGCACATCGCGGTCATTGGCGACCTGAACGACACGCCCGACAGCGCGCCGCTTGCGCCGCTGATCACTGGCACCACACTGAAGGACGCCTTCACCCATCCGGCGTTCGACGACGGTGGCTATCCCGGCACCTACGGCGCCTGTAACGCCTCGAACAAGATCGACTACCTGCTGCTGTCGCCGGCGCTGTACGCCACGGTGCAGGCGGGCGGGGTGCTCCGGACCGGGATGTGGCCCGGCGTCCGGCCACGAAAGTGGGAGACTTTCCCCGAACTGACCCGTCCGGAAGACGCCGGGTCGGATCACGCGGCGGTGTGGGTCGATCTGGACCTGTAA